In the genome of Candidatus Nitrosotenuis sp. DW1, one region contains:
- a CDS encoding DUF655 domain-containing protein gives MEKSTTQPRKYEEYAYVLDYVTRGRSTTVRGREGIIITAIGEDRLTLLEVLGMPNTSFEIGERIYIGKEGRTKILSVLGKLDHSSISAAAQSELKNVVQSIVTNNEKRFVDYINNAQPLTPRIHALELIPGIGKTYMKSILEEREKTKFTDFNDLQTRVGLKEPIKHITERILDEITGESKVSLFVKR, from the coding sequence TTGGAAAAGAGTACCACTCAACCACGTAAGTATGAAGAATATGCATATGTCCTAGACTATGTCACGCGCGGCAGGTCTACCACCGTCCGGGGCAGGGAGGGAATAATCATTACCGCGATTGGCGAAGACAGACTGACACTATTAGAGGTGCTCGGCATGCCAAACACGTCGTTTGAGATTGGCGAGCGAATCTACATCGGAAAGGAGGGAAGGACAAAAATCCTCTCAGTGCTTGGCAAATTAGATCACAGTTCAATTTCTGCAGCTGCGCAAAGTGAGCTCAAAAACGTAGTCCAGTCAATAGTGACAAACAACGAAAAGCGATTTGTTGATTACATAAACAACGCGCAGCCACTCACCCCTAGAATACACGCGCTAGAACTAATTCCTGGAATTGGGAAAACATACATGAAGAGCATACTAGAAGAGCGAGAAAAGACAAAGTTCACTGACTTTAACGACCTTCAGACCAGAGTGGGGCTAAAGGAGCCAATCAAGCACATCACGGAGCGAATCCTAGATGAAATAACAGGAGAGTCAAAGGTGTCTCTCTTTGTTAAGCGATGA
- the rsmA gene encoding 16S rRNA (adenine(1518)-N(6)/adenine(1519)-N(6))-dimethyltransferase RsmA → MKKRQRLGQHFLQSQNIAKSIVESAKITKSDTVLEIGTGRGILTPLLCAGAKSVISVEADSELYSDAQEEFSNLSNLELVHGDGFKSDVEFTVFVSNLPYSQSRKAIEWLAQKKFSRAVIMVQKEFAEKLFSESSHEMRAVSVIANHAFDMEQIIDVGKSNFNPPPKVDSVVLCLEHKNTLSKDLIKTVNHLFSYRRKTLGNILKKFGQTVQSTKRLEELSGGEIIKIAKQITQ, encoded by the coding sequence ATGAAAAAACGGCAGCGACTGGGACAGCACTTTTTACAATCACAAAATATCGCAAAGTCAATAGTAGAATCAGCCAAAATAACAAAAAGCGACACGGTCCTGGAAATCGGAACCGGGCGCGGGATTCTGACTCCGCTGCTCTGCGCTGGTGCAAAGTCCGTGATATCTGTCGAGGCAGACTCGGAGCTGTATTCTGATGCGCAAGAAGAGTTCTCAAATTTATCAAACCTTGAGCTGGTCCACGGCGACGGGTTCAAGTCAGATGTGGAATTTACCGTGTTTGTCTCAAATCTGCCGTACTCGCAGAGCAGAAAGGCAATAGAGTGGCTTGCGCAAAAAAAGTTCTCTCGCGCAGTCATAATGGTGCAAAAGGAGTTTGCCGAAAAGCTGTTTTCCGAGTCCTCGCATGAAATGAGGGCAGTCTCTGTTATCGCAAACCATGCCTTTGACATGGAACAGATAATCGACGTGGGCAAGTCCAACTTTAATCCGCCTCCAAAGGTCGATTCCGTGGTGCTGTGCCTGGAACACAAAAACACCCTGTCAAAGGATCTGATAAAAACAGTAAACCATCTTTTCTCATACAGGCGAAAAACGCTTGGGAATATTTTGAAAAAATTTGGGCAGACAGTCCAGTCAACAAAAAGGCTGGAAGAATTATCCGGAGGAGAAATAATAAAAATTGCAAAACAAATCACTCAATGA
- a CDS encoding HemK2/MTQ2 family protein methyltransferase — MQNKSLNDTYAPSDDTFFFADCIADESGDSALEIGTGSGYLGKILQEKFSFVVGTDINRLALKSQDYKIQNSVCCKGADALGKEFDLVICNLPYLPSDSIQDMAVDGGPEGLAVPLEIISSAVSRVKPQGRLLFLTSSLANYQALIEKTKSMGFSVGILAKKQLFFEELIVVKAVKLSS; from the coding sequence TTGCAAAACAAATCACTCAATGACACGTATGCCCCGTCGGATGACACGTTCTTTTTTGCAGACTGCATCGCAGACGAGTCTGGCGACTCTGCACTTGAGATAGGCACGGGCTCTGGCTACCTTGGAAAAATCCTGCAGGAAAAGTTCTCATTCGTGGTCGGGACTGACATTAATCGTTTAGCGCTAAAAAGCCAGGACTACAAAATTCAAAACTCTGTATGCTGCAAGGGGGCAGACGCTCTGGGAAAAGAGTTTGACCTTGTAATTTGCAATCTGCCGTATCTGCCGTCTGACTCTATCCAGGACATGGCAGTAGATGGCGGGCCGGAGGGACTGGCAGTTCCACTTGAGATAATCTCATCTGCAGTGTCGCGCGTAAAGCCTCAAGGCAGGCTCTTGTTTCTCACGTCGTCGCTTGCAAACTATCAGGCCCTAATTGAGAAAACAAAATCAATGGGATTCTCAGTTGGAATACTTGCAAAAAAGCAGCTGTTCTTTGAGGAACTGATCGTGGTAAAGGCAGTGAAACTATCTTCTTAG